A section of the Pseudanabaena mucicola str. Chao 1806 genome encodes:
- a CDS encoding chlorophyll a/b-binding protein, whose translation MSDTTEPKFGFNTFAETWNGRLAMLGFVIGLATELLTGQGILSQIGLL comes from the coding sequence ATGTCTGACACTACAGAACCCAAATTTGGTTTTAACACCTTCGCTGAAACATGGAACGGTCGTCTTGCAATGCTTGGCTTCGTTATCGGTTTAGCGACAGAGTTGCTCACTGGTCAAGGTATTCTTTCCCAAATCGGCTTGCTATAG
- a CDS encoding NYN domain-containing protein — MSLEHPPIMLVDGYNVIGLWRHLQEIRDLRGFDVARSHLTETMVNFSAYHGYKTTLVFDAYVQATPAKVERITKNLKLYFTDHNETADTYIERQCGKYRRDPLRHLKRIIVVTSDRAQQLTAVGFGAEWLSATALENEVESTLRSVQSQQKTQKANTNNLLGNRIDRDIKDKLAKWRNRLN, encoded by the coding sequence ATGTCTTTAGAACATCCACCAATTATGTTGGTGGACGGTTATAACGTAATTGGTCTATGGCGGCACTTGCAGGAAATTCGTGATCTGCGGGGGTTTGATGTAGCGCGATCGCATTTAACCGAAACTATGGTCAACTTTAGTGCCTATCACGGCTATAAGACCACATTAGTCTTTGATGCCTATGTACAAGCTACACCTGCCAAAGTTGAGAGGATTACCAAAAATCTCAAATTATATTTCACCGATCATAATGAAACTGCGGATACCTATATCGAGCGTCAATGTGGAAAATACCGACGCGATCCGCTCAGGCATTTAAAAAGAATTATCGTGGTCACTTCTGATCGTGCTCAGCAACTTACTGCCGTTGGCTTTGGTGCGGAGTGGCTATCGGCAACGGCTCTAGAAAATGAAGTAGAATCAACTCTGCGATCGGTTCAAAGTCAGCAAAAAACACAAAAAGCAAATACCAATAATTTGTTAGGCAATCGCATCGATAGGGATATCAAAGATAAATTAGCTAAGTGGCGTAATCGACTGAATTAA
- a CDS encoding transposase — protein sequence MESIVKHAQRLVYSLLSFMPSVYQKASLNAILGLFLEAQGHPLPQHTQVKSASSLSRFLNHYNWSTRSVIRITRQIILEQIAQHRPYKGSPLKILIDLTTLTKCGKFLHLNTSTADGSAPWVRMLNGKRGLHLVLLYLVYGEWRIPWSFRVWRGKGYASPSDLACKLLGTVPKRLTQGRKVIVLADTEFCTVKFLNTVRAKAWRVVVGIRCNRKLQDGRSVKQLYRHGKRGQQVLLEGLSTTFTISWFWLKRADSKRELRFVISSHPYSGAYLVMLGRKRWAIEGFFKTIKHRFGLHCFGQSTKLGVFRWLILSLIAYLLAHWSTQWSPPPVLDWKAASDLTLSVLFPSVLWLKLLRYIRINADIAARYGFKIVLKPIPT from the coding sequence ATGGAAAGCATCGTTAAGCACGCCCAAAGGTTAGTTTATAGCCTTCTGAGCTTTATGCCTAGTGTGTATCAAAAAGCCAGTCTGAATGCGATATTGGGACTATTTCTCGAAGCGCAGGGACATCCTTTACCTCAACATACGCAAGTAAAATCAGCCAGTTCGTTAAGTCGGTTTCTAAATCACTATAACTGGTCTACGCGGTCAGTGATTCGGATAACCCGTCAGATCATCTTAGAGCAAATCGCTCAGCATCGACCATACAAAGGGAGTCCATTGAAGATCTTGATTGACTTGACCACATTGACAAAATGCGGCAAGTTTTTGCATCTAAATACCTCGACGGCTGACGGCTCAGCCCCATGGGTAAGGATGCTCAACGGTAAGCGAGGACTTCATCTAGTCTTACTTTATCTAGTCTACGGTGAGTGGCGAATACCATGGAGTTTTAGAGTGTGGCGCGGCAAGGGATATGCGAGTCCATCAGACTTAGCTTGTAAATTGTTGGGAACAGTGCCAAAGCGATTAACCCAAGGCAGGAAAGTAATTGTTCTTGCTGATACTGAGTTTTGCACAGTCAAGTTTTTAAATACAGTCCGAGCAAAGGCTTGGCGAGTTGTTGTGGGCATACGCTGCAATCGTAAGCTTCAAGATGGGCGTTCGGTCAAACAACTTTATCGTCATGGCAAACGGGGGCAACAAGTTTTACTCGAAGGGCTAAGTACCACATTTACCATCTCTTGGTTCTGGCTCAAAAGAGCTGATAGCAAACGAGAGTTACGCTTTGTGATTTCTTCTCATCCTTATTCGGGTGCTTATCTGGTGATGTTGGGTCGTAAGCGTTGGGCGATTGAGGGATTTTTCAAAACCATTAAACATCGCTTTGGTTTACATTGTTTTGGGCAGTCTACAAAACTTGGAGTTTTTCGTTGGCTAATTCTATCTCTGATTGCTTATCTTTTGGCTCACTGGAGTACTCAATGGTCGCCACCTCCTGTCTTGGACTGGAAGGCTGCCTCTGATTTGACACTTTCTGTTTTATTCCCTTCTGTCCTTTGGTTAAAACTCCTCCGATACATCCGAATTAATGCTGATATTGCTGCTCGTTATGGTTTTAAAATTGTTCTCAAACCCATTCCTACTTAA
- a CDS encoding KH domain-containing protein, which translates to MPDYNALISFLLKPLLTYPEALRVDFESNSKSDRVWIRVAFNPEDRGRVFGKGGRTIQAVRTVVMTAAQEFGHSARFEVFDPTPNATSDDYQDRSSENQERQQFQIERPRINVEKPKRRETIN; encoded by the coding sequence ATGCCTGACTACAACGCCCTAATTAGTTTTTTGCTAAAGCCATTACTAACCTACCCAGAAGCACTTCGGGTAGATTTTGAGTCAAATAGCAAAAGTGATCGCGTCTGGATTAGAGTTGCATTCAATCCAGAAGATCGAGGGCGAGTTTTTGGCAAAGGGGGACGAACAATTCAAGCAGTGCGGACAGTTGTGATGACCGCAGCCCAAGAATTTGGTCATAGTGCTAGATTTGAAGTTTTTGACCCAACTCCCAATGCAACCTCCGATGACTATCAAGATCGTAGCTCAGAGAATCAAGAACGCCAACAATTCCAAATCGAGCGTCCTCGGATTAATGTTGAAAAACCGAAACGACGTGAAACCATTAACTAA
- a CDS encoding DUF4433 domain-containing protein, whose translation MASVPSSPKIYHITHIDNLPNIAASLGLVSDATRIARNFSCSLVGMSTIKERRLKEIEVPCHPKTMVGQYVPFYFCPRSIMLFMLHMGNHPDISYKGGQQPIVHLQADFHKVINWANSNSVSWAWTLIEKIGIINSTMATKVKATLANVAHKPVIAVEPNWYF comes from the coding sequence ATGGCATCAGTTCCTTCCAGTCCCAAGATTTATCACATTACCCATATCGACAACCTGCCAAACATTGCAGCCAGTCTGGGCTTAGTTTCAGATGCAACCCGCATAGCAAGAAATTTTTCTTGTTCATTAGTAGGCATGTCCACTATCAAAGAAAGAAGACTCAAAGAGATAGAAGTCCCATGTCATCCAAAAACAATGGTTGGACAGTATGTACCTTTTTATTTCTGTCCACGTTCAATAATGCTTTTTATGCTGCACATGGGAAACCATCCAGATATTAGCTATAAAGGAGGTCAACAACCGATAGTTCATCTGCAAGCCGACTTCCACAAAGTCATTAATTGGGCAAACTCAAACAGCGTAAGTTGGGCTTGGACATTGATCGAGAAAATTGGGATAATCAATAGTACGATGGCAACAAAGGTTAAGGCGACTTTAGCAAATGTCGCTCACAAACCCGTTATAGCCGTAGAACCTAATTGGTATTTCTGA
- a CDS encoding competence/damage-inducible protein A, which translates to MKAGAEILCIGTELLLGEILNSNAQYLAQQLALLGVPHFYQTVVGDNPVRIHQALEIAASRSNLIITTGGLGPTPDDLTTESIANFFDTPLEERPEIWERIQQMATQTGRKLTANNRKQALLPKGAEILPNPVGTAPGMIWEPQPNLLILTFPGVPSELYPMWEHTAARLLQTRNYGQGIFHSKVLLYWGIAESALATKVNHLFDLKNPTVAPYANYGQARLRITARANTQQEAIALIAPVEAEIRELTGEFCYGTDEDTLASVAGKLLQERGQTLAVAESCTGGWLGQTLTEVSGSSSYFLGGVISYSNEVKVDLLNVDRQTLEQCGAVSAIIAKQMAIGVKSKLKSDWGISITGIAGPTGGTDTKPVGLVYIGIADPQSKVEAIELRFSPSRGRNWIRMATVSSALDLFRKRFVMIE; encoded by the coding sequence ATGAAAGCAGGCGCGGAAATTCTTTGCATCGGAACAGAGTTATTACTGGGCGAGATTCTCAATAGTAATGCCCAATATTTAGCTCAACAGTTGGCTTTACTGGGAGTCCCACATTTTTATCAAACCGTTGTCGGTGATAATCCTGTTCGCATTCATCAAGCTCTAGAAATTGCCGCTAGTCGCTCGAACTTAATCATTACTACTGGTGGTTTGGGACCTACACCCGATGATCTCACCACCGAGTCGATCGCCAATTTCTTTGATACCCCCCTCGAAGAGCGTCCTGAAATTTGGGAACGCATTCAGCAAATGGCAACACAAACTGGTCGCAAACTCACGGCAAACAATCGCAAACAAGCCTTGCTACCCAAGGGTGCTGAGATTTTACCTAACCCTGTGGGTACAGCTCCTGGCATGATCTGGGAACCCCAGCCCAATTTGTTAATTCTCACCTTCCCTGGTGTACCGAGTGAGCTATATCCGATGTGGGAGCATACGGCTGCCCGTTTGTTGCAAACCAGAAATTATGGGCAAGGCATATTTCACTCCAAAGTTTTGCTGTATTGGGGGATCGCGGAATCAGCATTAGCAACTAAGGTTAATCACTTATTTGATCTTAAAAATCCTACGGTTGCGCCATACGCTAATTATGGACAAGCCAGACTCAGGATTACGGCAAGAGCCAATACTCAACAAGAAGCGATCGCCTTAATTGCCCCCGTTGAAGCAGAAATTCGCGAACTCACAGGCGAGTTTTGCTATGGCACTGATGAGGACACCTTAGCCAGTGTGGCAGGTAAACTCCTCCAAGAACGTGGACAAACCCTCGCCGTTGCAGAGTCCTGCACAGGCGGATGGCTAGGACAAACACTCACAGAGGTTTCAGGTAGCTCCAGCTATTTCCTCGGTGGCGTGATTAGCTATAGCAATGAAGTTAAAGTTGATTTGTTAAATGTTGATCGCCAAACTCTCGAGCAATGTGGAGCCGTTAGTGCGATCATTGCTAAACAAATGGCGATCGGCGTTAAGTCAAAACTCAAATCTGACTGGGGCATTAGCATTACGGGGATCGCAGGTCCAACGGGTGGCACAGATACTAAACCTGTGGGGTTAGTTTACATCGGGATCGCTGATCCTCAGAGCAAAGTCGAGGCGATCGAGTTACGGTTTAGTCCCTCTAGAGGTAGAAATTGGATCAGAATGGCAACTGTAAGCTCAGCTTTAGATTTGTTTAGAAAAAGATTTGTTATGATTGAGTAA
- a CDS encoding LAGLIDADG family homing endonuclease, translating into MVQEFTRFQKEVRFPDSAPAAYPVFFRTYSRKYNNKRESWAEVCDRTLTGLKKLGKLTQEQADLIDKMQKQLKSLTSGRWLWVGGTEWVDRPENFSGSYNCTSTNVIDWRAFGLMMDLAMQGSGTGGVLEPQYICQLPVIRNQLQVNVVGAIGATPVEHRRHNTEVEFDYANNAVKFHVGDSRQGWVKSYQSLLELSSDEKFDASNPVQITVDISDVRPSGEALKGFGGMANPVKLPTLYDRCANILNKAIGRQLTSVECCILIDEAAVCIVAGNIRRCLPEDALVHTSKGLVAIKDVQIGDLVQTPLGFRKVLNKFDQGMQEVQEIETNATLPRATINHRVAVLADAKGSIRWKYVAALEEGDRLMHSIQILSGTVTHLPADDTEQRPSHSRTAKSITIPALTPEVAWLIGFTHGDGYVALGRNKHAKPYGRVEWAMNATQPELCQKLQSKLDQALAMFGLTATHGVVNGENTAKTVCSSIRLAEYFYKHIKQPNTVLEVPSFILQGSTDIRSAYLAGLMDSDGAVDNRPPHLVTSVYHQFVRQVSAVLSSLGIAGRIVITRPKEQNWQAKYNLTIPALKERYNALIAQHSVKGEIRQGLKMYGFTIAGEMMREAYTYSEMRDMGFQGSRSGNSNYERYIAESDVSMDIPVSVKGLGSQDYVQTYDIEVEEAHCFYCDGYLTHNSAGMRQFSSEDTLGSVAKDNLWQQDEAGNWRIDPERDALRMANHTRVFHRKPTEQECVDAVRKQYYSGEGAIQWAGEAIARSNADLLNTADKKQKFVELYSQSRDLAKEYLRQLLLEHHTNS; encoded by the coding sequence ATGGTACAAGAATTTACACGATTCCAGAAAGAGGTTAGGTTTCCCGATAGCGCTCCTGCTGCTTATCCCGTATTTTTCAGGACTTATAGCCGCAAATATAATAACAAGCGGGAAAGCTGGGCGGAGGTATGCGATCGCACACTTACAGGTTTAAAAAAGCTAGGTAAGCTGACCCAAGAACAAGCTGACCTGATTGACAAGATGCAAAAGCAGCTCAAGTCCCTCACCTCTGGGCGTTGGCTGTGGGTCGGTGGCACTGAATGGGTTGATCGCCCCGAAAACTTTTCAGGCTCTTACAATTGCACCAGCACTAATGTGATTGACTGGCGAGCCTTTGGCTTGATGATGGATCTCGCTATGCAAGGCTCTGGCACGGGTGGCGTATTAGAGCCGCAGTACATCTGCCAACTGCCCGTAATTCGTAACCAGTTGCAAGTAAATGTGGTCGGTGCGATCGGGGCAACTCCTGTCGAGCATCGTCGCCACAACACCGAAGTTGAGTTTGACTATGCCAACAATGCCGTTAAATTCCATGTGGGCGATAGTCGTCAAGGTTGGGTCAAGTCCTACCAGTCTCTACTAGAGCTATCGAGCGACGAGAAGTTTGATGCATCCAATCCCGTCCAAATCACTGTTGATATCAGTGATGTGCGCCCCAGTGGTGAAGCCCTCAAGGGTTTTGGTGGTATGGCAAATCCTGTCAAGTTGCCTACGCTTTACGATCGCTGTGCCAATATTTTAAACAAGGCGATCGGTCGTCAACTCACCTCAGTCGAGTGCTGCATCCTCATCGATGAAGCCGCAGTTTGCATCGTGGCTGGCAATATTAGGCGTTGTCTTCCTGAAGATGCCCTTGTGCATACATCTAAAGGCTTAGTTGCGATTAAGGATGTACAAATTGGCGACTTGGTTCAGACTCCTTTAGGATTTCGGAAAGTCCTGAATAAATTTGATCAGGGAATGCAAGAAGTTCAAGAAATTGAAACCAATGCTACTCTCCCTAGAGCAACAATTAATCATCGTGTAGCCGTTTTGGCTGATGCTAAAGGGAGCATTCGTTGGAAATATGTGGCGGCACTTGAAGAAGGCGATCGCCTCATGCACAGTATTCAAATTCTTTCGGGAACAGTTACCCATTTACCAGCAGACGATACTGAGCAACGTCCTAGTCATAGTCGCACTGCTAAGTCTATTACTATTCCCGCGTTAACTCCTGAAGTTGCTTGGTTGATTGGTTTTACGCATGGTGATGGCTATGTAGCTTTAGGGCGAAATAAACATGCCAAGCCCTATGGACGGGTAGAGTGGGCTATGAATGCCACCCAGCCCGAGCTTTGCCAAAAGCTTCAGAGCAAACTGGATCAAGCTCTGGCAATGTTTGGCTTGACAGCTACTCACGGAGTTGTCAATGGTGAGAACACCGCTAAAACAGTCTGTTCTTCAATTCGTTTAGCTGAATACTTCTATAAGCATATTAAACAACCAAACACTGTTTTAGAAGTTCCATCTTTCATCTTGCAAGGATCTACAGATATTCGTTCTGCTTATCTTGCAGGATTAATGGATAGTGATGGTGCAGTCGATAATCGTCCACCGCATCTAGTAACCTCTGTTTACCATCAATTTGTTAGACAGGTAAGTGCAGTTCTTTCGAGTCTTGGGATTGCTGGCAGAATCGTTATTACCAGACCTAAAGAGCAAAACTGGCAAGCAAAATATAACCTCACTATCCCTGCCCTAAAGGAACGATATAACGCTCTCATTGCTCAACATTCAGTCAAGGGCGAAATTCGTCAAGGATTGAAGATGTATGGATTTACGATCGCTGGTGAAATGATGCGAGAAGCCTATACCTACAGCGAAATGCGTGATATGGGCTTCCAAGGCTCTCGTTCGGGCAATTCCAATTATGAGCGCTATATTGCTGAATCTGATGTCAGTATGGATATTCCTGTAAGTGTCAAAGGTTTGGGTAGTCAAGACTATGTGCAGACCTATGACATTGAAGTAGAAGAAGCCCATTGTTTCTATTGCGATGGCTATCTCACACACAACTCAGCAGGTATGCGCCAGTTCTCCTCTGAAGATACACTTGGTTCTGTCGCAAAGGATAATCTCTGGCAGCAAGATGAAGCGGGTAACTGGCGCATCGATCCTGAGCGTGATGCACTTCGTATGGCGAACCACACAAGGGTATTCCATCGCAAACCGACTGAACAAGAATGCGTGGATGCTGTTCGCAAACAATACTATTCGGGTGAAGGTGCAATTCAATGGGCGGGTGAGGCGATCGCCCGTTCTAATGCTGACCTATTAAACACTGCCGACAAGAAACAAAAATTTGTGGAACTCTATAGTCAGTCTAGGGATTTAGCTAAGGAATATCTTCGGCAGCTTCTACTAGAGCATCACACAAATTCCTAA
- a CDS encoding ATP-grasp domain-containing protein translates to MLTNIRMLIQACQKSSIAYEILHPNQNVVKVKFDDREYYFTNYSTPLTPQSVAEIFKDKQYFYQIFQDVVKMPRTISFISPYCDEKYLEYLEFPSIDKIINEIERSFALPVIIKRNRGSGGNNVFKCENLPEIRKALDHIFNVNSKNYDYVALVQEPINIVKEYRSVCLNQEQIVLYEKDISQALFTGNLSPLHWEGAIAKQVNDAQVIQAIDQFIKPIFRKMAIAYVGLDIAFDNQGNYWLIEANSHPNFDIFIRDNGEEAIVQLFQKILEYLKT, encoded by the coding sequence ATGCTGACTAACATCAGAATGCTCATACAGGCTTGCCAAAAATCATCTATTGCTTACGAGATTTTACATCCGAATCAGAATGTGGTTAAGGTTAAATTTGACGATCGCGAATATTATTTCACTAACTACTCAACACCTTTAACTCCGCAATCTGTTGCGGAAATCTTTAAAGACAAGCAGTATTTTTATCAAATCTTTCAAGATGTGGTGAAGATGCCGCGCACGATATCTTTTATTTCTCCTTACTGTGATGAAAAGTATTTAGAGTACTTAGAATTTCCTTCTATCGATAAAATCATTAACGAGATAGAAAGAAGTTTTGCGTTACCAGTTATTATCAAAAGAAATCGAGGATCGGGTGGGAATAACGTTTTTAAATGTGAAAATTTACCAGAGATTCGTAAGGCTTTAGATCATATTTTCAACGTTAATAGTAAAAATTATGATTATGTAGCACTGGTACAGGAACCTATCAATATTGTTAAAGAATATCGTTCTGTTTGCCTTAATCAAGAGCAAATAGTTTTATACGAAAAGGATATTTCTCAAGCATTGTTTACAGGTAATCTCAGCCCATTGCATTGGGAAGGGGCGATCGCAAAACAAGTAAACGATGCTCAAGTTATACAGGCGATCGATCAATTCATTAAACCAATTTTTCGGAAAATGGCGATCGCCTATGTCGGTTTAGATATTGCCTTTGATAATCAGGGTAATTACTGGTTGATTGAAGCAAACTCACATCCAAATTTTGATATTTTCATTCGGGACAATGGCGAAGAAGCGATTGTGCAACTTTTTCAAAAAATTCTTGAATATTTAAAGACATAA
- the rpsP gene encoding 30S ribosomal protein S16, translating into MIKLRLKRFGKKFEASYRIVVVNSTSRRDGRPLAELGFYNPRTKETQLDVPAIVDRIKKGAQPTDTVRRILEKAKVFDLVSA; encoded by the coding sequence ATGATTAAGTTGAGATTAAAGCGATTTGGCAAGAAGTTTGAAGCCAGCTATCGCATTGTAGTTGTCAATAGCACCAGCCGCCGCGATGGTCGTCCCCTTGCCGAGCTTGGTTTCTACAACCCACGTACCAAAGAAACCCAACTTGATGTACCTGCGATCGTTGATCGCATCAAAAAAGGTGCTCAACCCACTGACACGGTACGTCGCATCCTCGAAAAAGCCAAGGTATTTGACCTCGTAAGTGCCTAA
- a CDS encoding metallophosphatase, which yields MSHWAVLSGIEANLTAYEAVLEDIKRQVPKVTELYILGDVINATTASEKVVERIRNPRIGELVPQVCKGWWEEQVMMLHGFVPDLEPNPLVEKYGAAGVKALWDSISKETVSWISNLHFAFMEFDCLLVHGSSLSVFEELTPESSPLLLLDRIARSNANRLFCGRSGQTFRYQIKDGSLNSHVLTLDGAEALETFNTSDRLAIGVGNVGGTPNRATYTIYSPNTDIVQFRTVRYGKSKGFGKS from the coding sequence ATGTCACATTGGGCAGTTTTAAGCGGTATCGAGGCTAATCTCACGGCTTACGAAGCAGTGCTAGAAGACATTAAGCGACAAGTTCCAAAAGTTACCGAACTTTATATTCTTGGTGATGTGATTAATGCGACTACTGCTAGTGAGAAGGTCGTAGAGAGGATTCGCAATCCCCGCATCGGTGAACTAGTGCCGCAGGTCTGCAAAGGCTGGTGGGAAGAGCAAGTAATGATGCTGCATGGATTCGTTCCCGATCTTGAGCCAAATCCTTTGGTAGAAAAATATGGCGCGGCTGGTGTAAAAGCCCTTTGGGACAGCATTTCCAAAGAAACCGTGTCATGGATTAGCAATCTCCATTTTGCTTTTATGGAATTTGATTGTCTATTAGTACATGGCAGTAGTTTGAGTGTGTTTGAAGAACTCACGCCTGAAAGTTCGCCTTTACTGCTTTTAGATCGAATTGCTCGTAGTAATGCTAATCGCCTATTCTGCGGACGTTCTGGGCAAACCTTTCGCTATCAGATTAAAGATGGTTCCCTCAATTCCCATGTGTTAACCCTTGATGGTGCAGAGGCTTTGGAGACTTTTAATACTAGCGATCGCCTTGCGATCGGTGTCGGCAATGTCGGCGGCACTCCCAACAGAGCAACCTATACAATCTACAGTCCCAATACTGATATTGTTCAGTTTCGGACAGTGCGCTATGGCAAGAGCAAGGGCTTTGGGAAAAGTTGA
- a CDS encoding type II toxin-antitoxin system VapC family toxin, translating to MYILDTDHLSFIQRKGQEGRNILARLSRLSEDVEVAVTVITYEEQIRGRLNFISKARTTDETVKGYQGLQQTLVDYQAIVVIPFDNIAVVEHQRLRKTYPRLGNMDLKIAAIALVNNATLLTRNKSDFAQIVELKIEDWSN from the coding sequence ATGTATATTCTTGACACTGATCACTTAAGTTTTATTCAGCGCAAAGGACAAGAAGGTAGAAACATCCTAGCTAGGCTATCAAGACTTTCGGAAGATGTTGAAGTTGCTGTCACTGTAATTACCTACGAAGAACAGATTAGAGGCAGACTAAATTTTATTTCTAAGGCAAGAACTACAGATGAGACAGTTAAAGGCTATCAGGGATTGCAACAAACTTTAGTTGATTATCAGGCTATTGTGGTTATTCCCTTTGACAACATCGCAGTAGTAGAACATCAACGTCTCAGAAAAACTTATCCTCGGCTGGGAAATATGGACTTAAAAATAGCTGCGATCGCTCTAGTTAATAATGCAACTTTGCTTACTCGGAACAAGTCTGATTTTGCTCAAATTGTGGAACTAAAAATCGAAGATTGGTCAAACTAA
- a CDS encoding BrnT family toxin — MKYEWDENKAVKNLAKHGVSFTEAKTIFDDPMYVDFYDLDHSEDEERYLIVGESNRGRLLIVSYTERKESIRIISAREVTKSEREAYEEG; from the coding sequence ATGAAATATGAGTGGGACGAAAACAAAGCAGTCAAAAACTTGGCAAAGCATGGAGTTTCCTTTACCGAAGCCAAAACCATATTTGACGATCCGATGTATGTTGATTTCTATGATCTAGACCACTCAGAAGACGAAGAACGTTATCTAATTGTCGGCGAGTCAAATCGAGGACGATTGTTAATCGTTTCCTATACAGAGAGAAAAGAATCAATTCGGATCATCAGTGCCAGAGAAGTTACAAAATCGGAGCGTGAAGCATATGAAGAAGGCTGA